The window GGAATAAGGCTCATTCCACTTCCATTCGCGCATTCGAATTGCCTTTTTCTCACCCCTACAGCCTTCTGAAATGAACTGGAGGAACAAGTTCTCTTCATTCAATTTCCTCATGAAGTGGAATGGCCTCTGCAATGGCAACTGCTGCTTCCCCCGACCCCGCAGTTAGGGGAGTTCCATCTTGATACCTCCTATATAGAGGCTTCATCTCGCTTAGCAGGATAGCAGCTGAACTTAACGCGCTTATTATCTGAGGAATTGTTGTCCTATTTTCGACTGAGCCACCTTACTTCTGAAACACCTCACTCCCTGGGTAAGCCTTTCTTTTGGTTCTTTTATGACTTCATGCATTTTGTTTTACCTACTGTAACTGACCCCATACTATGTCTTATACAGCTAACGCTTTAACCCGTGCCTCAGAAATCCAACCTCTTCCTCTAAGTGATATGGAGATAATGTGATGCAGTCGAGTCATCCTAGAAATGAGATCGCTCCCCTACTCGACTTCAACCCAGGTCGGTATGACCGCCTCTGCAAACCCCCGACCCAGTCGTCCTCCAAGAGCCTCATCTACTTCCAGGCCTGCCTCCTCTGCTCTTCCTAAGACCTCGCCTACCTCCCGGCCTACCGCCTCTATTCATCCCCAGGCCTCGCCTACGGCCTGGCCATCTGCCCCTAGGCATCCCCAATCAGTTAATCCTTCCCAACCGACTTCTAGCCCGGGTCGCGACCGTGGTAGAAGGACAACCGATGAAACTTATGCCAACCCTGCCTTCAGAGAAGCATCTCAAATGGCTCGTCGGGCACGTTCTGTAAATGACCGCTCGAGTCGGGATACACCCTCTTCTTCTCGGCGTAGGGCTCGGCTGCCCTCTAAGGATTCTGATTCGGACGATCCGCCTTTGGCTCATAGATTTCGTCGTAGAACTACCAATCCGAGCCAAGACTTGGGCCCTTCCCCTGTTCCTCATCCTTCGCCTCCGGTTGCAACCGCTACTCCTGTCCCGAGCCAGGCAGATGCTCCTCATGATCCTCCCGAGGTTCCGGCCGAGCCTCCACCAGCTCAACCTTCACCCTCGCAACAGCACCGAAGAACTGAAGCTGGCCCCTCACCTTCTTTCTCCCCCACCACCTCGCCTCCGGAACCTTCTCATGTGCCCCCTTCAGCTCCCtctggctcagctgctgggcctTCACAACCACCACCACCTGCTCATCACCATTACCATACCACTACCCCTTCTGAGGTCGGGTTAAGGTCAAGGAAAGACGTTCCTACCAGCACCTTGACAATGAAAGGTTATTTGGCCACTTTATGGGAAGAAagtattgtaacgcccgccccttcaaCTACCCTAagggagggacggggttacttattTGAATCATACATACACACCTATATATGCATATGAAAATCATGGCACCGGAAGtatatatataagaaaactaACAACTAATcatgctatcataaaagcatactaataaaacatggcatgtgagctataacatcatgtaacataataaacgtgtcaacatgttagtgcatataacttgattcaatatttactacttgcaacatgatcatcttactaaagcataaaacatgaaacataagttcacatcaagtataaaccatccaaaagtatctagtaggaaaattaattcataagcaaaacttagagaatgaataagtcttgaaatataaaatagatcttctttccaccatgccacttccacacacatctttcgcCCTTcctgctgttagttagagccctagagccaatcatttgatgattgtatggactcattgtatcatattcttgtatattaataaaggcattttgtttggttattatacttatttgtattagtgccaaatagactaagtataatagcgtccttgagtagaaggttcatacctatatcaatcgattagttgaatcgatagtgagatgatatagggaacactactctaaatcattcctagtcgagtattaatattcagggacaatgttaatacaataagactagcatgtaggtcagctcgatgacttgatctcacaagtcatggatatagagatatcaagctgacacatgggtatgcattagagaatgtatactgaatgacccgccgtgagaaagtatcatagatcgttatatgagtatcatatactttctcatgtggctattagtatgactattagtcctttgacctgaagtcaccatggatccctacataaggagttatgtactttagtttcgtcaaacgtcacccgtaacagggtggactataaaagcgattactgggtatgtaacaaattatgcagagggatgtgagtgatgtagatgggatctatccctctcatatgacgggagcgacatcaatattcttgatagagttagaccacgaaatgcatggccatgcccaaatgagtcaacattagatgttgagctcatttgatcgagtgagtctacttggagttcaagatttagattgattagaggatgacacgatctatgcctcacattgatcaatctatatgtctaggatagaaggacaatgtcatatattgtgaggagtcacaattagtagtcacaaggtgatgttggatctcgacatttcttgtaacttgggtagtaatgatgtgttgctagatactgctcattacttatgctcctaaatgggtttagggcattgccaacgttacaagaacctatagggtcacacacttaggacaattagatagagatttggttcatatgatgaaccaagaggattagattcatttgatgaatcaaattggattaagagtaatccaaattgggctaattgagttagactcaaattgattcatgtatttaatgagtctaatttagattatgactcattagatcaatttaatttaatgaattagattcattatattaagttggcttgaatcaaatggtttgattagatcaaccatgagagagattgagtcaagtttgacttgactagagaggaagaggaagagtcaagtttgacttgactctttgccacatcatgagtgaggtggcaaaatgtggaccaatagtgttgttccacatcatcttgttttgccacctcatggaggttacaagcctgcattgcatttaatgtgggttggccacattaaatgagtggaggttactcatttgccacatcattgtgaggtggaaagatgtggaccaatggtaatggtccacatcttcatgatgtgccacatcataggagttacacaacacctcttaatggcctccacttaattgtaattaagtggaaatgggggttacacactaaaatgtggccggccactttagaggtggggatgaaaattcatttttcattcaactcctcatttactccttcttcttccttgtgctctctccttgctctccctcctcttccttgccgtgacctatcaaggtgctagcacacctttgtttaggttttctccatcaagaattgttcgtgtggatacttgtagaggaccgacacttgacggtctcgagatccggcgtaccgttggacgagcgggatttgcgagggcacgcttcgaaggtataactctcatctagtgtagatctagaggtttttaaactcgtactcgcaattttatttcggttttccttgcacggatctacggcattgggtaattcggggtttccgcgatgcgaaaagcagttttcgcggcccgaaaaacccaacacctgctgctcctcttagtgtagtcattccttacccttttctgtagtacaaggaaaacataaaactataagcacataggcttagtaagattctttcctactcacaaaacataaatcatgcatctaaacataaagtggtgacaggttcatttaaccaacatctagatataaatttgcatgctagcataaagtagagtcatactcatgtaagtaaatcataacatagcatgtgagaaactCATACATaagtagtagcatgatcatctaggcatcatagacatattttcaaaaaaagaaacatcttactaaaacataaagaaacatttagcatgaataaacatatgcaagatgttctttgaaaacatgtatcatgaaatgagtatatgcaagatgtcctttgaaaacatatatatcatataaatactcaaaaataatctcatcatgagggcccggctttgtaccacatacatgaatttgcgcgcatcctaaataaatctaaggtagctaatcttgaacctactaggaactaggctcgTTTCCTttaccatcgacctaggggcacttaggagctcatcccttactaggcccgtttcattgaccatcgacctagggacaacttaggagcccatccccggtATAAggcatacaaagtaaaataacatatcatgtttcatatcatatcatagcatatcatgttcttgtcatatcatggcatatcatattcttgtcatattaTGAAgaatgctcttagtcccaacttaagggaagcatctcttaggcttttcatcataaataagccttgcataacataatggcataaagtgcacataacatatagcatttcctagagaaaacatacatgatggcataagtgcacataacatttagCAAATCTTAGAGAAAATATAACATGATGGCACAAGGGTACATAACATATAATGTggtgacataaaatccatattacatcataagaagtcattatcatgcatggttagggttttgatcttcctacaaaaccTAAATCACAACTTAGCCGAGACCTAGAGGTAGGATTCTAAGTTTTTAACCCAACATGAAgaatggaaacttaaactaaccatatatcaagaatcatacatcatgaggaaacataacaagcatacttaggttttaaaacttttccctaaacctttcattcaatcttggccgaaccctaagggtaAGGTTCTTAAACTTTTAATACAACaagaagcatgaaaacttaaactataacatataagagatcatacatcataaagaagcataaacaagcatggttagatttcaaactttgctctaagccttatatttcatcttggccgaaacctaaagataGGGTTCTAAACTTttgaatacaacatgtagcatcaaaacttaaattaacaacatataatggtctacatatcatgaggactaataaacaagcatagttgaggtcttaaattgtctctaatccCTTTATCCTTCATTGGCTGAAACCCTAAGAGTATGGcatgaaatttctaagcaacatgaagcatgaaaattttatactaacatcatataatggtctacatatcatgaggactaataaacaagcatagttgaggtcttaaattgtctctaatccctttatccttctttggccgaaaccctaagagtgtggcatgaaatttctaagcaacatgaagcaagaaaaatttatactaacatcatataatggtctacatttcatgaggactaataaacaagcatagttgaggtcttaaattgtctctaaATCTCTCTTATCCTTCTTTGGCCAAAACCCTAGGAGTATGGcatgaaatttctaagcaacatgaagcatgaaaaatttatactaacatcatataatggtctacatatcatgaggactaataaacaagcatagttgaggtcttaaattttctctaatccctttatccttctttggccaaaaccctaagagtatggcatgaaatttctaagcaacatgaagtatgaaaattttatactaacatcatataatggtctacatatcatgaggactaataaacaagcatggttgaggtcttaaacttcctctaaagcttttatcccttcttggccgaaacatataataaCCTAATCCTAGGTTTTTGAACATTATCAACACATGAAACACACGGAACTACTTGTACTACAGGTGAGagagatacttacttcctttcgcttggtTTACTAATGAAAAGTACCCTTGCTTTTGTGAAGTTTCCCTAGGAGAAATCCTTTggcttggtttcggcaatggtgaaggTGAGGGCTTAGGTTtttggtggagagaaggagggaggaagaagagagaagaaaaaaaatgaagttctctttccctttctcttatttatgctaaatgaaggaagaaggcaaattcatcttttcattagggaggaagaaggcaactcaaacttttccttctaagtctccttctaagtgaaagggccttcaccttaactgcaatctcccttcttttcctaacagcaatcccctgctggggctactagttatcacatacatgcatctaacaagaggtccaaggttcaaatcGTTATTATGCctcctctttttggttctatttcctttttatttttgaaaaatctacataaagcctattttaatcatcggaaaataattcataaaatttctagggatcctatggtgttacaatcccccatacctcataaaagttcgtcctcgaacttaaaataactccggGTACTTTTGGGTTGGGATAATACCTATAGTGATATTAAGGCGGCACAAGATTTCATGCTGAgcgcatcggccactttgttgacttttcccggatggtagaagatttcgcagtcatagtccttgaccagttcgAGTCATCTGtgctgtctcatgttcaggtccttctgtgtgaagaagtatttcagactctggtgatctgtataaatctttcactgagctccatatatgtaatgtctccatattttaaAAGCAAAGACCACGGCAGCTGGCTCTAGATCGTGAGTGGGATAATTtttttcatgttctttgagttgcctagaggcgtaggcaatgaccttgccatcctgcatgagtacagcttcgagtcctaatctggaagcgtcactgtacatatcgaagctcttgttactttctggaagagtgagaattggagcgctggtcagtctccgtttcaatttcgtgaaactcttctcgcagtcgtcGGTCCATTcatacttcttgttcttcctggtgagaacgGTCATTGGGGCTGCAATTCTAGAGAAACCCTCCACAAACTTCTTGTAATAGCCTGCTAACCCAAGAAAACTTCTGACCTCACtagcattctttggcctgttccagttactcacagcttcgaTCTTTATTGGGTCCACCatcactccatccttggagataatataacccaagaatgatactcgatcgagccagaacttgcatttggagaatttcgcatacaGTTGCTTCTCCCGAAGAATCTGTAATACCATATTCAGGTGCTCAGCGTGCTCGTCTTGGTTTCTCGAATAGATAAGgatatcgtcaataaagacgattacgAATTTGTCGAGGAATGCCGAGAATACCcaattcatcagatccataaacaaAGCAAGAGCATTCGTCACTCCAAAGGgtataactacgaactcatagtgtccatatcttgttcggaaagccatcttcggtatatcatcctgtttcacttttacttgatgatatccagacttcaggtcaatcttagagaagacggtggcaccttttaactggtcaaacaggtcgtcaatccgtggtagcgggtacctgttcttgatcgtcactttatttagcgctcggtagtctatgcacattcgcatagacccatctttcttttttacaaacagtaccggagctccccatggagagtgactagagcgtataaGTCCCTTGTTGAACAACTCCCGTAGTTGTTCCtaaagttccttcaattcagctggcgccatacggtaaggtgctttagagatcgattTAGTACCGGGaatcagttcaatctcaaattcaacttctctatcgggggctaaccctggtagttcctCGGGGAATACCTCTGGGTAGTCGCATACAACTCTAACATCTTCCCGTGTTTGGTCCTCTGCTTAACTGGTATCgactacatgtgctagaaatccagTGCATCCGCGGTCTAACATCCTTTACGCTTTTAAGGCTGACAAGAATTCCTTAATCTCCTTCCTTGGCTCTCCCATAAACTCAAATGTCGGTTCTGCTTCGGGctgaaaaattacttttcttttacggcactcgatcgaagcaccgtatttgctcaggaaatccatgcccaatatcacGTCGTgatcctgcatgtcgagcactatcagatcacaatagaGTTCTTTGTTTGCAATTCTGATAGGTGCGGCTTGCAGCACATGAGTAgaaggcatcacttctcccgaaggtagggttgttaagaacttgCAATTTAAAACTTacggtggcatgtctatcttccttgtgaaaggtgcagagacgaacgagtgtgttgccccagtatcaaataatacagtagcatgctgactgaaaataaatatctgacctgtgacaaccgtagaagcattcgccatgtcttccttggtgagggagaaaatcctagcattcgttgtaactggtggggcttcaaatctcccttggcttatctgagggccttctattgcagcttgcatctgatgtagctgtggggGAACACCCTTGTTCTGGACGTACTGCTGGAGAGGTGTCTGAACCTGAGTAGGCCAGTCTCTGGCTCTATGCCCTTCcagtccacaattgtagcacctatttgtgcccaTACGGCATACTCCAAGATGCTTCTTTCCACATATAGTACACTGAGGGTAATCGGTTGCTTGTTCGCTGGCCCACTCTTGGtgtcgttccattgctttctcttgccatTGTTATTTCCTTTCCAGCTAGCTCGGGTGCTTTGAAATTTCTATCCTCCCGACtgggcttgactcttgccctcGTTCAGCGCCTTCAAATAGTGCTAAGTGATCAGGGCAATGCTGATCAGCTCTTCGgtggtctgcggtctattaactccaccggccacattcagggctatctcgggtctgagcatcttcagcataagtctgaccctttctctttctatactgaccagctctgggcataggcgcgctAATCGGTTAAACCTCTTCACAGCTTCATTGACTGATAGGTCatcttgccggaactcggtgaactcctcgtagtgcttgtttgtcacacgtatgtggaagaattcttcgaaaaattctgtTTCGAAGTTCGTCCATCGCATTTGATTCACTTGTCATTTTACtttaactctgtcccaccacattctggcatctcccgtaaggcagaacgatgcacacttgactttctcgtgttcaggccagtccaatagctctactatgctttctacagtcttgaaccaggcttgagcgtcccatggttcacaattaccagagaaggcttccggcttcagtctctgccactgaatcaggtacgcCTCTTGTCTAACCACTGGAGCAGGGCCCACAGGTGGTACTGGTGCTGGTGGTACTGGCACAGCCGTAGGTACTACTAGTATCGTATTCTGATTTcctggtggggtagcagggttcccctgctgattcatcagagtattAATCACCTGCTGTTGTTCTGTAACCTGACGTtggagctcggtaactacatgcatcagatcaggtgggggtactGTCTCATCCGTTTtggtattacgtcttctagccattCCTTATCTTCATCAacaacaacaaggctagcataagattaCCATTCTAACCTATATCCATGCATACTTACACTAAAGTATTTCTTATCATAATTAAAGAAGAGAgtaagcatgcatacttataCTAAAGCATTCTTTATCATAATTAAAGAAGTAGGGTAGACAtagagattcttacttggagcggcaggatggaggctcgatgtgtgtgtagtggaaaggcagacctgctctgataccaaactctAACGCCGCCCTTCTACTACCCTaaaggagggacggggttacttacttgaatcatacatacacacatatatatgcatatgaaaatcatggcagcggaagtatatatataagaaaactaactactgatcatgctatcataaaagcatactaataaatcatggcatgtgagctataacatcatgtaacataataaacgtgtcaacatgctagtgcatataacttgattcaaTATTTACTACTTGCAACATGATCATCTTACTAAAGCATAAAACATGAAATATAAGTTCACATcaagtataaaccatccaaaagtatctagtaggaaaaataattcataagcaaaacttagagaatgaataagtcttgaaatataaaatagatcttctttccactatgccacttccacacacatctttcgcccttcctgctgctcctcttagtgtaGTCATTCCTTACCATtttctgtagtacaaggaaaacataaaactataagcatataggcttagtaagattctttcttactcacaaaacataaatcatgcatctaaacataaagtggtgacatgttcatttaaccaacatctagatataaatttgcatgctagcataaagtagaggcatactcatgtaagtaaatcataacataatatGTGAGAAACTCATACATaagtagtagcatgatcatctaggcatcatagacatattttcaaaaaaagaaacatcttactaaaacataaagaaacatttagcatgaataaacatatgcaagatgtcctttgaaaacatgtatcatgaaatgagtatatgcaagatgtcctttgaaaacatatatatcatataaatactcaaaaataatctcatcatgagggcccggctttgtaccacatacatgaatttgcgcgcatcctaaatagatccaaggtagctaatcttgaacctactaggaactaggctcgTTTCCTttaccatcgacctaggggcacttaggagctcatcccttactaggcccgtttcattgaccatcgacctaggggcaacttaggagcccatccccggtacaagccatataaagtaaaataacatatcatgtttcatatcatatcatagcatatcatgttcttgtcatatcatggcatatcatattcttgtcatataatgaaaagtgctcttagtcccaacttaagggaagcatctcttaggcttttcatcatacataagtcttgcataacataatgacataaagtgcacataacatatagcattttctagagaaaacatacatgatggcataagtacacataacatttagcatatcttagagaaaacataacatgatggcacaaGGGTACATAACATATAACGTggtgacataaaatccatattacatcataagaagtcattatcatgcatggttagggttttgatcttcctacaaaaccTAAATCACAACTTAGCCGAGACCTAGAGGTAGGATTCTAGGTTTTTAACCTAACATGAAGcttggaaacttaaactaaccatatatcaagaatcatacagcatgaggaaacataacaagcatagttaggttttaaaacttttccctaaacctttcATTCAATCTTGGCTGAACCCTAAGGGTAAGGTTCTTAAACTTTTAATACAACaagaagcatgaaaacttaaactataacatataagagatcatacatcataaagaaacataaacaagcatggttagatttcaaactttgctctaagccttatatttcatcttggccgaaacctaaagataGGGTTCTAAACTTttgaatacaacatgtagcatcaaaacttaaattaacaacatataatggtctacatatcatgaggactaataaacaagcatagttgaggtcttaaattgtctctaatccctttatccttctttggccgaaaccctaagagtatggcatgaaatttctaagcaacatgaagcatgaaaaatttatactaacatcatataattgtctacatatcatgaggactaataaacaagcatagttgaggtcttaaattgtctctaatccTCTTATCCTTCTTTGGCCAAAACCCTAGGAGTATGGcatgaaatttctaagcaacatgaagcatgaaaaatttatactaacatcatataatggtctacatatcatgaggactaataaacaagcatagttgaggtcttaaattgtctctaatccCTTTATCCTTCTTTGGCTGAAACCCTAAGAGTGTGGcatgaaatttctaagcaacatgaagcatgaaaaatttatattaacatcatataatggtctacatatcatgaggactaataaacaagcatagttgaggtcttaaattgtctctaatcctcttatccttctttggccgaaactctaagagtatggcatgaaatttctaagcaacatgaagcatgaaaaatttatactaacatcatataatggtctacatatcatgaggactaataaacaagTATAGTTGAAGTCTTAAATTATCTCTAATCCCTTTatccttctttggccgaaaccctaagagtatggcatgaaatttctaagcaacatgaagcatgaaaaatttatactaacatcatataatggtctacatatcatgaggactaataaacaagcatggttgaggtcttaaacttcctctaaagcttttatcccttcttggccgaaacatataataaCCTAATCCTAGGTTTTTGAACATTATCAACACATGAAACACAcggaactacttgtactgcaggtgagggagatacttacttcctttcgcttggtTTACTAATGAAAAGTACCCTTGCTTTTGTGAAGTTTCCCTAGGAGAAATCCTTTggcttggtttcggcaatggtgaaggTGAGGGCTTAGGTTTTTAgtggagagaaggagggaggaagaataaagaaaaaatgaagttctctttccctttctcttatttatgctaaatgaaggaagaaggcaaattcatcttttcattagggaggaagaaggtaactcaa is drawn from Zingiber officinale cultivar Zhangliang chromosome 1B, Zo_v1.1, whole genome shotgun sequence and contains these coding sequences:
- the LOC122038739 gene encoding vegetative cell wall protein gp1-like, whose protein sequence is MTASANPRPSRPPRASSTSRPASSALPKTSPTSRPTASIHPQASPTAWPSAPRHPQSVNPSQPTSSPGRDRGRRTTDETYANPAFREASQMARRARSVNDRSSRDTPSSSRRRARLPSKDSDSDDPPLAHRFRRRTTNPSQDLGPSPVPHPSPPVATATPVPSQADAPHDPPEVPAEPPPAQPSPSQQHRRTEAGPSPSFSPTTSPPEPSHVPPSAPSGSAAGPSQPPPPAHHHYHTTTPSEVGLRSRKDVPTSTLTMKGLQSGCCPLADFTNEIQLSQSPLCISFIV